One Phycisphaera mikurensis NBRC 102666 DNA window includes the following coding sequences:
- a CDS encoding PEP-CTERM sorting domain-containing protein (PEP-CTERM proteins occur, often in large numbers, in the proteomes of bacteria that also encode an exosortase, a predicted intramembrane cysteine proteinase. The presence of a PEP-CTERM domain at a protein's C-terminus predicts cleavage within the sorting domain, followed by covalent anchoring to some some component of the (usually Gram-negative) cell surface. Many PEP-CTERM proteins exhibit an unusual sequence composition that includes large numbers of potential glycosylation sites. Expression of one such protein has been shown restore the ability of a bacterium to form floc, a type of biofilm.), producing the protein MMRRPLPTGALLVAACSMGGGAFAQAAITAQGNVRVDQNAVSGSLSNPLSAAGVGVGDPNGSNAAASGSLSLAGGASATVQQTFLANFFGSRTGVLDVRGFGTAYGGGDLAAGGGDGRGVLRVLDGGLVDLDGRIDLGSFQGGGSGILQIDGFAEVEATSAGFLRGRGDVTGGGVLDLGFGGLTLGDGGSFDLSLDTGGELRVGTLQVGSTNGGVGSTLRLGDDAVARLGAGQVNAGSRVEMAGGTIRTDFLLLSGGALEGSGRFEGELRVLDGAGSRGRVSVAAGERLAVQRPGQFITAIDNAGLVENGGVLDLGGATFVNNQSGSYLGRGGTFRGFEFQNEGQDAAVDLLSGANTFDADFINSQNRRVTVTGGATAAFQQDVVNQGLVRVDPGSQATFVGTYSGAGDLLGGGGVTFLGDVQIGNSPAVVNVGVASTFASTSTFEIEIGGTDRDAEDFDGVNFLTGGSYDFQGGTLDVKTFGGFAPENGDTFEIFRFESFAMIPVTGGFGDVVLQQLGGGLSFDVSNLLVDGTITVVPEPASAALLLAGTGLLLRRRRA; encoded by the coding sequence ATGATGCGTCGCCCCCTGCCGACCGGTGCCCTGCTCGTCGCCGCCTGCTCAATGGGGGGCGGGGCGTTCGCCCAGGCCGCCATCACCGCCCAGGGCAACGTCCGCGTGGATCAAAACGCCGTCAGCGGCTCGTTGAGCAACCCGCTGTCGGCCGCGGGCGTGGGGGTGGGCGACCCCAACGGCTCCAACGCGGCCGCTTCGGGCAGCCTGAGCCTCGCGGGCGGCGCCTCCGCGACGGTCCAGCAGACCTTCTTGGCCAACTTCTTCGGATCGCGCACCGGCGTGCTCGACGTGCGCGGGTTCGGGACCGCGTACGGCGGCGGCGACCTCGCGGCGGGCGGGGGCGACGGCCGCGGCGTGCTGCGGGTGCTCGACGGCGGGCTGGTGGACCTCGACGGGCGGATCGACCTCGGTTCCTTCCAGGGCGGCGGCTCGGGCATCCTGCAGATCGACGGCTTCGCGGAGGTGGAGGCGACCTCGGCCGGCTTCCTCCGCGGCCGCGGCGACGTCACCGGCGGCGGCGTGCTGGACCTGGGCTTCGGCGGCCTGACCCTGGGCGACGGCGGCTCCTTCGACCTGTCGCTGGACACCGGCGGCGAGCTGCGGGTCGGCACCCTCCAGGTCGGCTCGACCAACGGCGGCGTCGGCAGCACGCTCCGCCTCGGCGACGACGCGGTCGCCCGTCTCGGGGCCGGCCAGGTGAACGCCGGCAGCCGGGTGGAGATGGCGGGCGGCACGATCCGCACCGACTTCCTGCTCCTGAGCGGCGGGGCGTTGGAGGGTTCCGGCCGCTTCGAGGGCGAGCTGCGGGTTTTGGACGGTGCCGGTTCCCGCGGGCGGGTCTCGGTCGCCGCGGGCGAGCGGCTGGCCGTGCAGCGGCCCGGGCAGTTCATCACCGCGATCGACAACGCGGGCCTCGTCGAGAACGGCGGCGTGCTGGACCTGGGCGGCGCGACCTTTGTCAACAACCAAAGCGGCTCCTACCTCGGCCGCGGCGGGACCTTCCGCGGGTTCGAGTTCCAGAACGAGGGCCAGGACGCGGCGGTGGACCTGCTGTCGGGGGCCAACACCTTCGACGCGGACTTCATCAACAGCCAGAACCGCCGGGTGACGGTGACCGGCGGGGCGACGGCCGCGTTCCAGCAAGACGTGGTGAACCAGGGCCTTGTCCGCGTCGACCCCGGCAGCCAGGCCACCTTCGTGGGCACCTACAGCGGTGCCGGCGACCTGCTCGGCGGCGGCGGCGTGACGTTCCTGGGCGACGTGCAGATCGGCAACAGCCCGGCGGTCGTCAACGTGGGCGTCGCGTCCACGTTCGCCAGCACCAGCACCTTCGAGATCGAGATCGGCGGCACCGACCGCGACGCCGAGGACTTCGACGGCGTCAACTTCCTGACCGGCGGGTCCTACGACTTCCAGGGCGGGACGCTGGACGTGAAGACCTTCGGCGGCTTCGCGCCCGAGAACGGCGACACCTTCGAGATCTTCCGCTTCGAGTCCTTCGCGATGATCCCGGTCACCGGCGGATTCGGCGACGTCGTGCTGCAGCAGCTCGGCGGCGGGCTCTCCTTCGACGTGTCGAACCTGCTCGTCGACGGCACGATCACGGTCGTGCCCGAGCCGGCCTCGGCGGCCCTGCTGCTCGCCGGCACCGGCCTGCTGCTCCGACGCCGCCGGGCGTAG
- a CDS encoding 3'-5' exoribonuclease YhaM family protein yields MPAQNQNQRVPVAEWTANGSIEGVYAANGLGVGQTRAGKDFLKGTLSDKTGRAPMRMWSVDEKKAASLGSDGFVWVKGKTSVYQGEMQVVLDRIEPAEPNAEDLAQLLPTSNKDVDRMFQDVLGLLATLENPAMKCLRDRFLEDQKLMGAFCEAPAAKVMHHAWLGGLLEHTLDLMTAGDRLVGLYPGLNRDLVLMGLFVHDLGKVEELTWKQGFGYTDAGNLIGHLVGGMSMLDAKIAACADPRLKEEIGDAAVPVPEKAAMVLRHIVISHHGQPDFGAAKIPSTPEALFVSMLDNLDAKMAMTMQAVERDRGNTGFTDRLWALDTRMLREDPLH; encoded by the coding sequence ATGCCTGCCCAGAACCAGAATCAACGCGTGCCCGTCGCCGAGTGGACCGCCAACGGAAGCATCGAGGGCGTGTACGCCGCCAACGGCCTGGGCGTCGGCCAGACCCGCGCCGGCAAGGACTTCCTCAAGGGCACGCTCTCGGACAAGACCGGCCGGGCCCCCATGCGGATGTGGTCCGTCGACGAGAAGAAGGCCGCATCGCTGGGCAGCGACGGCTTCGTGTGGGTCAAGGGCAAGACCAGCGTCTACCAGGGCGAGATGCAGGTCGTGCTCGACCGCATCGAGCCCGCCGAGCCCAACGCCGAGGACCTCGCCCAGCTGCTGCCGACCTCGAACAAGGACGTCGATCGGATGTTCCAGGACGTGCTGGGCCTGCTCGCCACGCTCGAGAACCCGGCGATGAAGTGCCTGCGTGACCGCTTCTTGGAGGATCAGAAGCTGATGGGCGCCTTCTGCGAGGCGCCCGCGGCGAAGGTGATGCACCACGCCTGGCTCGGCGGCCTGCTCGAGCACACGCTGGACCTGATGACCGCCGGCGACCGGCTCGTCGGGCTGTACCCCGGCCTCAACCGCGACCTCGTGCTCATGGGCCTCTTCGTCCACGACCTGGGCAAGGTCGAGGAGCTGACCTGGAAGCAGGGCTTCGGCTACACCGACGCGGGCAACCTGATCGGCCACCTCGTCGGCGGCATGTCGATGCTCGACGCGAAGATCGCCGCCTGCGCCGATCCGCGGCTCAAGGAGGAGATCGGCGACGCCGCGGTGCCGGTCCCGGAGAAGGCCGCCATGGTGCTGCGCCACATCGTCATCTCGCACCACGGCCAGCCGGACTTCGGCGCCGCGAAGATCCCCTCGACGCCGGAGGCCCTCTTCGTCTCGATGCTCGACAACCTCGACGCGAAGATGGCGATGACGATGCAGGCCGTGGAGCGGGACAGGGGCAACACCGGCTTCACCGACCGCCTGTGGGCGCTCGACACCCGGATGCTCCGCGAAGACCCCCTGCACTGA